From a region of the Streptomyces sp. NBC_01454 genome:
- a CDS encoding lasso peptide biosynthesis PqqD family chaperone, which yields MRLHPDVSMTDTDDGTVLLHQRTGRYWQLNVTGSRVLHRLLDGDTPETIAAGLAAAHGIDPQRARHDVAAVVGQLRTAELTVAT from the coding sequence ATGCGGCTCCATCCCGACGTCTCCATGACGGACACCGACGACGGCACGGTGCTGCTGCATCAGCGCACCGGCCGCTACTGGCAGCTCAATGTCACCGGCAGCCGCGTACTGCACCGCCTGCTGGACGGAGACACCCCCGAGACCATCGCCGCCGGCCTCGCCGCCGCCCACGGCATCGACCCGCAGCGGGCCCGGCACGACGTCGCCGCGGTGGTCGGGCAACTGCGCACCGCCGAACTGACGGTGGCCACATGA
- a CDS encoding ABC transporter ATP-binding protein, which translates to MFHSLVVDTSIRTRRVGFKEAVRRFWPLTRGDRRWIVLVCLSAIVAALAETAAILLFAELTDNALQKGSVSAFWGPAGLWLAVAVAGAIVGYLGNSLAAWTAERFVMRLRARLFAHLQKLPPHFFQRNRRGDLVERMTGDVDAIEQLVVTGLVQAVSAGFAVLFYAGAALWLRWDLALATFALAPLFLIAASRFTSRVKEVSRRERVADGAITSVVEEGLVNVVLTQAYNRQRDEQARLRREARRWLRASVTSARLNELYGQLVEVLETFCVLAIIGLGAWEISAGRMTLGQLLAFAAFIGYLYPPIRGLGQLGLTVTEATAGAERLLEILDARPAVTDPEPSAVVPAPKRAVGAVEACRVGFRYPGNKDEALHDFSFTAVPGELVCITGPSGAGKSTLAALLLRFYDPDTGSIRLDGIPLNRLPLAQIRSNITLLPQETLVLHDTVEENIACGRDVTHHDVIRAARAADAHTFITALPDGYETVIAPGTSRLSGGQLQRIAIARAMLRNAPVLLLDEPTTGLDTLAAQRILGPLRRLAEGRTTLVITHDLALAADADRILVLDKGRLVESGTHAQLLAQRGLYATLFHTRPPHHNGTVHASPTVRPLTDGDRRAG; encoded by the coding sequence GTGTTCCACAGCCTCGTCGTCGACACCTCGATCCGTACCCGGCGGGTGGGCTTCAAGGAGGCCGTACGCCGCTTCTGGCCGCTGACCCGCGGCGACCGGCGCTGGATCGTCCTGGTCTGTCTGAGCGCCATCGTGGCCGCGCTGGCGGAGACCGCGGCCATCCTGCTCTTCGCCGAACTCACCGACAACGCCCTGCAGAAGGGCTCGGTCAGCGCCTTCTGGGGGCCCGCCGGACTGTGGCTCGCGGTGGCCGTCGCCGGCGCGATCGTGGGATATCTGGGCAACTCGCTCGCCGCCTGGACGGCCGAACGCTTCGTGATGCGGCTCAGGGCACGGCTCTTCGCACATCTGCAGAAGCTGCCGCCGCACTTCTTCCAGCGCAACCGCCGGGGTGACCTGGTCGAGCGGATGACCGGCGATGTGGACGCCATCGAGCAACTGGTGGTCACCGGTCTCGTCCAGGCGGTCTCGGCCGGCTTCGCCGTCCTTTTCTATGCCGGTGCCGCGCTCTGGCTGCGCTGGGACCTGGCGCTCGCCACCTTCGCCCTCGCCCCGCTGTTCCTGATCGCCGCCAGCCGTTTCACCAGCCGGGTCAAGGAGGTGTCCCGCCGCGAACGCGTCGCGGACGGCGCGATCACCTCCGTCGTGGAGGAGGGGCTGGTCAACGTCGTCCTGACGCAGGCCTACAACCGGCAGCGCGACGAACAGGCACGGCTCCGCCGGGAGGCGCGCCGCTGGCTGCGGGCCTCGGTGACCAGCGCCCGCCTCAACGAGCTGTACGGGCAGCTGGTCGAGGTCCTCGAAACATTCTGTGTCCTCGCGATCATCGGCCTGGGCGCCTGGGAGATCTCCGCCGGGCGGATGACACTGGGCCAGCTCCTGGCCTTCGCCGCCTTCATCGGCTACCTCTACCCGCCGATCCGCGGACTGGGCCAGCTCGGACTGACGGTCACCGAGGCGACCGCCGGAGCCGAGCGGCTGCTGGAGATCCTCGACGCCCGGCCCGCCGTCACCGACCCGGAGCCCTCCGCCGTCGTGCCGGCGCCGAAGCGCGCGGTCGGCGCGGTCGAGGCCTGCCGGGTCGGCTTCCGCTACCCCGGCAACAAGGACGAAGCCCTCCACGACTTCTCGTTCACCGCGGTACCCGGGGAACTCGTGTGCATCACCGGCCCCAGCGGCGCCGGGAAGTCCACCCTGGCCGCCCTGCTCCTGCGGTTCTACGACCCGGACACCGGCAGCATCCGGCTCGACGGCATCCCCCTGAACCGGCTGCCCCTCGCCCAGATACGCAGCAACATCACCCTGCTGCCCCAGGAGACCCTCGTGCTGCACGACACCGTGGAGGAGAACATCGCCTGCGGGCGCGACGTCACCCACCACGACGTCATCCGCGCCGCCCGGGCCGCCGACGCCCACACCTTCATCACCGCCCTCCCCGACGGCTACGAGACCGTCATCGCCCCCGGCACCTCCCGGCTCTCCGGCGGTCAGCTGCAGCGCATCGCCATCGCCCGCGCCATGCTGCGCAACGCGCCCGTACTCCTCCTCGACGAGCCCACCACCGGCCTGGACACCCTCGCCGCCCAGCGCATCCTCGGGCCGCTGCGGCGCCTCGCCGAAGGCCGCACCACCCTCGTGATCACGCACGATCTGGCCCTTGCTGCGGACGCCGACCGCATCCTGGTCCTGGACAAGGGGCGCCTGGTGGAATCCGGCACCCACGCTCAACTCCTCGCCCAACGCGGCCTGTACGCCACGCTGTTCCACACCCGCCCCCCGCACCACAACGGCACCGTGCACGCCTCACCCACCGTCCGGCCCCTCACCGACGGCGACCGACGGGCCGGGTGA
- a CDS encoding lasso peptide biosynthesis B2 protein, which yields MSQSMALDQRARLPLRRRLLPLLAVGVARPLARLKPARLRAVLEFARRGAAPAGAGQAQRARDQVVSVSLRCAGQNCLQRSLATALLCRARGVWPTWCTGVRTHPFAAHAWVEADGRLIGEPHPKDYFKPLLTVPPHPPAGAGER from the coding sequence ATGAGCCAGTCCATGGCGCTGGACCAGCGGGCCCGGCTCCCCCTGCGGCGCAGGCTGCTGCCGCTGCTGGCCGTCGGGGTCGCCCGGCCGCTCGCCCGCCTCAAGCCCGCACGGCTGCGCGCCGTCCTCGAATTCGCCCGCCGCGGGGCGGCACCGGCCGGTGCCGGCCAGGCTCAGCGGGCACGCGACCAGGTCGTCTCGGTGAGCCTGCGCTGTGCGGGGCAGAACTGTCTGCAGCGTTCCCTCGCCACCGCCCTGCTGTGCCGGGCCCGCGGCGTGTGGCCCACCTGGTGCACCGGTGTGCGCACCCATCCCTTCGCGGCCCACGCCTGGGTCGAGGCCGACGGCCGGCTGATCGGCGAGCCGCACCCCAAGGACTACTTCAAGCCACTGCTGACCGTGCCGCCCCACCCCCCGGCCGGCGCCGGGGAGCGCTGA
- a CDS encoding ABC transporter permease produces MSGPTLRAARLSPADVLRVGAEGLRSRRTRVVLSALGIAIGIATMVAVVGLSTSSRADLLARLDRLGTNLLTAEAGKDALGQDVKLPKSAVAMVQRIGPVEHATATGAVNARVRRSDVVPEELASGVTVQAARPDLLTALNARTSQGSWLNRASERLPTVVLGSVAADRLGVTAPGAKILLNDRWYVVTGLLAPVELVPTLDRVALVGYPSAERYLGFDGHPTTLFERSTDASVEAVRGVLARTVNPGDEGSVKVSRPSDALAAKAATDKGLTTLMLGLGAVALLVGGVGVANTMVISVLERRQEIGLRRALGATRGSIRLQFLTESLLLSALGGLVGAALGAAATVAFARAQGWTAVVPPWSLAGGLGATLLIGVIAGLYPAIRASRLHPTVALSAT; encoded by the coding sequence ATGAGCGGCCCCACACTGCGGGCGGCCCGGCTCTCCCCGGCCGATGTGCTGCGGGTCGGCGCCGAGGGCCTGCGCAGCCGCCGCACCCGCGTCGTCCTGTCCGCCCTCGGCATCGCGATCGGCATCGCCACCATGGTCGCCGTCGTCGGACTGTCCACCTCCAGCCGCGCCGACCTGCTCGCCCGCCTGGACCGGCTGGGCACCAATCTGCTCACCGCGGAGGCGGGCAAAGACGCCCTCGGCCAGGACGTGAAGCTCCCCAAGAGCGCCGTGGCGATGGTCCAGCGGATCGGCCCCGTCGAACACGCCACCGCCACCGGCGCGGTCAACGCCCGGGTGCGGCGCAGCGACGTCGTACCGGAGGAGCTGGCCTCGGGGGTCACGGTCCAGGCCGCCCGCCCCGACCTGCTCACGGCCCTCAACGCCCGTACGAGCCAGGGGAGCTGGCTCAACCGTGCCAGTGAACGACTGCCCACCGTCGTGCTCGGTTCGGTGGCCGCGGACCGCCTCGGGGTGACCGCGCCCGGCGCGAAGATCCTGCTCAACGACCGGTGGTACGTCGTCACCGGCCTCCTCGCCCCCGTCGAGCTGGTGCCCACCCTGGACCGCGTCGCGCTGGTCGGATACCCCTCCGCCGAACGCTACTTGGGTTTCGACGGCCATCCCACCACGCTCTTCGAGCGCTCCACGGATGCCTCGGTGGAGGCGGTCCGGGGGGTCCTGGCCCGCACGGTCAACCCGGGCGACGAGGGCTCGGTGAAGGTCTCGCGCCCCTCCGACGCGCTGGCCGCCAAGGCCGCCACCGACAAGGGGCTGACGACGCTGATGCTGGGGCTGGGCGCGGTGGCGCTGCTCGTCGGCGGCGTGGGCGTGGCCAACACCATGGTGATCTCGGTGCTGGAGCGCCGCCAGGAGATCGGCCTGCGCCGCGCCCTCGGGGCGACCAGAGGCTCGATCCGCCTCCAGTTCCTCACCGAGTCCCTGCTGTTGTCGGCGCTCGGCGGGCTGGTGGGCGCGGCCCTCGGCGCCGCCGCCACGGTCGCCTTCGCCCGCGCCCAGGGGTGGACCGCGGTCGTACCCCCCTGGTCCCTGGCGGGCGGACTCGGCGCCACCCTGCTGATCGGCGTCATCGCCGGCCTCTATCCGGCCATCCGCGCCTCCCGCCTCCACCCGACGGTGGCACTCAGCGCAACCTGA
- a CDS encoding lasso RiPP family leader peptide-containing protein: MPEQSEQAPTEYIPPMLVEVGEFTEDTLGNWHGTSPDWFFNYYW, from the coding sequence ATGCCCGAGCAGTCCGAGCAGGCGCCCACGGAATACATTCCGCCGATGCTGGTCGAGGTCGGCGAGTTCACCGAAGACACCCTGGGCAACTGGCATGGCACGTCGCCCGATTGGTTCTTCAACTACTACTGGTAA
- a CDS encoding APC family permease has product MTRPAAAGSDSAAGARHLRRAVGFWGLMFISLGSIIGSGWLLGALTTAVIAGPASLVSWVLASAMLAVLALAHAELGATYPIAGGTARFPFFAFGPLVGFTAGWMSWLRSVLISPIEVEATLSYLDRIGWVRDRVQMLHPNGTLTAAGLVIGTCFMLLFTVINVLGVRLLSGINSVTAVVKTAVPLLTVVVLMTLSFHGSNFTAGGGFAPHGAHGVFAALPAGVVFALLGFEQAIQLAGEARDPQRDVSRAVIVAMAIGTGLYLLLQVAFIAALDPSVLTHSWDNPVGKGNFGPYATLATAIGAGWLATILYVDAVISPAGTGLVYMAGAARLTYAMGRERVLPRPLTQLGRSRVPVVSTLLAFVVGELAFLPFPSWQALVGLVTSAAAIMYAFAPVSLHALRARDGGRHRPYRLPRGSVMAPAGFVFANLIFYWSGYEADWKLGLAALLGFAVLALTRRGIPVAERSGLRARSAVWIWPWLGGMVLIGRLGRYGGIRALPAWWDLIIVIVFSLVIFYTAVRLAMPPEAVDAAVTREEEGESVPSSTTSGR; this is encoded by the coding sequence GTGACGAGGCCGGCCGCAGCCGGGAGTGACAGCGCCGCCGGAGCCCGCCACCTTCGCCGGGCGGTCGGGTTCTGGGGGCTGATGTTCATCTCCCTGGGATCGATCATCGGCTCCGGCTGGCTGCTGGGTGCCCTCACCACCGCCGTCATCGCCGGACCGGCGTCACTGGTCTCCTGGGTGCTCGCCTCGGCGATGCTCGCCGTGCTCGCGCTGGCCCACGCGGAGCTGGGCGCCACCTACCCGATTGCGGGCGGCACCGCCCGATTCCCCTTCTTCGCCTTCGGCCCGCTGGTGGGCTTCACGGCGGGCTGGATGTCCTGGCTGCGGTCGGTCCTGATCTCGCCGATCGAAGTCGAGGCCACGCTCTCCTACCTGGACCGCATCGGCTGGGTCCGCGACCGGGTGCAGATGCTGCACCCGAACGGCACCCTCACCGCCGCGGGCCTGGTCATCGGCACCTGCTTCATGCTGCTGTTCACCGTCATCAACGTCCTCGGCGTCCGACTGCTGTCCGGGATCAACTCGGTCACCGCCGTGGTGAAGACCGCGGTACCGCTGCTGACCGTGGTGGTGCTGATGACGCTGTCCTTCCACGGCTCGAACTTCACCGCGGGCGGCGGCTTCGCACCGCACGGGGCGCACGGCGTCTTCGCGGCGCTGCCCGCTGGAGTGGTGTTCGCGCTGCTGGGTTTCGAGCAGGCCATCCAACTCGCCGGTGAGGCACGCGATCCACAGCGCGACGTCTCCCGCGCGGTGATCGTGGCCATGGCGATCGGCACCGGGCTCTACCTCCTGCTGCAGGTCGCCTTCATCGCCGCCCTGGACCCCAGCGTCCTCACCCACAGCTGGGACAACCCGGTGGGCAAGGGCAACTTCGGCCCCTACGCCACCCTCGCCACCGCCATCGGGGCCGGCTGGCTGGCGACCATCCTCTACGTCGACGCCGTGATCTCCCCGGCGGGCACCGGCCTGGTCTACATGGCCGGCGCCGCCCGGCTCACGTACGCCATGGGCCGCGAGCGGGTCCTGCCCCGGCCCCTCACCCAGCTCGGCCGCAGCCGCGTGCCCGTCGTCTCGACGCTCCTGGCCTTCGTGGTCGGCGAGCTGGCCTTCCTGCCCTTCCCCAGCTGGCAGGCCCTGGTCGGCCTGGTCACCTCGGCTGCGGCGATCATGTACGCCTTCGCGCCGGTGTCCCTGCACGCGCTGCGCGCACGCGACGGCGGCCGCCACCGCCCCTACCGCCTGCCCCGCGGCTCCGTCATGGCCCCCGCAGGGTTCGTCTTCGCCAACTTGATTTTCTACTGGTCCGGTTACGAGGCGGACTGGAAACTCGGCCTCGCCGCCCTGCTCGGCTTCGCCGTCCTCGCCCTCACCCGCCGCGGCATCCCGGTGGCCGAACGCAGCGGCCTGCGCGCCAGATCGGCCGTCTGGATCTGGCCCTGGCTGGGCGGCATGGTCCTCATCGGCCGCTTGGGACGCTACGGCGGCATCCGCGCCCTGCCGGCCTGGTGGGACCTGATCATCGTGATCGTCTTCAGCCTCGTCATCTTCTACACCGCCGTGCGTCTCGCGATGCCGCCCGAGGCGGTGGACGCAGCCGTCACACGCGAGGAGGAGGGCGAGTCGGTACCCTCATCGACCACTTCCGGACGCTGA
- a CDS encoding efflux RND transporter periplasmic adaptor subunit has protein sequence MSNPAKRRRGLIALVAAVTATGVIAGVMLLTHNGNDAAADGRRAKGPATTTEITRTDLAVSKTVDGHLDYAQRRAVKSPVEGTVTKAARPGRTVSLGQPLYERDARPVVLLYGATPMFRAMKVGDRGPDVLQLERNLRDLGFGSRLYVDVRYDAATEAAVKAWQKSLGVIDANGRVGKGDIVFQRGPVRVVAAEAALSDTVGPSDTVLTVASTKPVVRASLDAADRALATNGTKVEVAMPSGGTRQGKVSGLASPESAHSGEGAAGGGSDAPSAGEDVEVEVTLDGGAKPGQKDQQGTLSVKFVSESRKNVLTVPVDAVVALREGGYGLEVVQGATSHMVPVTTGLSADGRIEVSGPGLAEGMKVGAAEQ, from the coding sequence GTGAGCAATCCCGCGAAGCGCCGCCGGGGCCTGATCGCCCTGGTCGCCGCGGTCACCGCGACCGGGGTGATCGCAGGCGTCATGCTCCTCACTCACAACGGCAACGACGCCGCGGCCGACGGCCGGCGCGCCAAGGGGCCGGCCACCACGACCGAGATCACCCGCACCGATCTGGCGGTGAGCAAGACCGTCGACGGACATCTCGACTACGCACAGCGCCGCGCGGTGAAGTCCCCCGTGGAGGGCACGGTCACCAAGGCCGCCCGGCCGGGGAGGACCGTGTCGCTCGGCCAGCCGCTGTACGAGCGTGACGCCCGGCCGGTGGTCCTCCTCTACGGCGCGACCCCGATGTTCCGCGCGATGAAGGTGGGCGACCGCGGTCCGGACGTCCTCCAACTGGAGCGCAACCTCCGTGACCTGGGCTTCGGCTCCCGGCTGTATGTGGACGTCCGCTATGACGCGGCGACCGAGGCCGCCGTCAAGGCGTGGCAGAAGTCCCTCGGCGTGATCGACGCGAACGGCCGGGTCGGTAAGGGGGACATCGTCTTCCAGCGCGGCCCGGTACGCGTGGTGGCCGCCGAAGCCGCCCTCTCCGACACGGTCGGCCCCTCCGACACGGTCCTGACGGTCGCCTCCACCAAGCCCGTCGTCCGGGCCTCGCTCGATGCCGCCGACCGGGCGCTGGCCACCAACGGCACCAAGGTGGAGGTCGCCATGCCCAGCGGAGGCACCCGGCAGGGGAAGGTCAGCGGCCTGGCCTCGCCCGAGAGCGCGCACTCCGGCGAGGGCGCGGCCGGCGGCGGTTCCGATGCCCCCTCCGCGGGCGAGGACGTCGAGGTCGAGGTCACGCTCGACGGCGGCGCCAAGCCCGGGCAGAAGGACCAGCAGGGCACCCTGAGCGTGAAGTTCGTCAGCGAAAGCCGCAAGAACGTGCTGACGGTTCCGGTCGACGCGGTCGTCGCGCTGCGCGAGGGCGGCTACGGCCTGGAGGTGGTCCAGGGCGCCACGTCCCACATGGTGCCGGTCACCACCGGTCTGTCGGCCGACGGCCGGATCGAGGTCAGCGGACCGGGACTGGCCGAGGGCATGAAGGTCGGAGCGGCCGAGCAATGA
- a CDS encoding lasso peptide isopeptide bond-forming cyclase → MVLPDTADGAELRSLVPFAQAGVLAHASGRPWLVGEWSRDQVRVAAAGPVRLAVLGSCPVTDDGLTRLAARVSRMSDVERAVPSLLGSCHLVASVNGEVRVQGSASGLRRVFHTRVHGVRVAADRSDVLAAMTGAPVDEETLALHVACGLQVPYPANARSAWSGIGTLAPENCLLWDGNRDREAVWWRPPKPDRSLRDGTAAVRDALTSVVDRSAPREGRLSADLSGGLDSTSLCFLAARHTPRLLTFRWGEADAGNDDAAYAGHASRLLDRAEHLVVPQHELPEIFADPGRAVSAEEPISLTRATARIRRGARLLADRGSRRHLAGHGGDELFSPMPSYLHALLRRHPMTALQHVRAHCALKRWPLKATLAALAQPGSLPSWWRDQAELLTEPRPPLRRPALGWGLGPVRAAPWMTPDGVALARDALRRAADRARPLAEDLATHTMVLMIRSNTVSYRLLAGLYAESGVELDMPYLDDTVLDAVLRVPAHEHAGPWRYKPLLADAMHGIVPDAIRARSTKGEFGEDIRRGLRRNLPAVLDLFADSALAARGLIDTAALRLRLARPQPDNTTAQALESLLGCETWLRTAADHGTTPRTGNGTVTSEV, encoded by the coding sequence GTGGTCCTGCCGGACACCGCCGACGGTGCGGAGCTCCGGTCGCTCGTGCCGTTCGCGCAGGCCGGAGTGCTCGCGCACGCCTCCGGGCGGCCGTGGCTGGTCGGCGAGTGGTCCCGCGATCAGGTGCGGGTGGCCGCGGCGGGGCCGGTACGGCTGGCCGTGCTCGGGTCGTGCCCGGTCACGGATGACGGGCTGACGCGGCTCGCCGCCCGCGTCTCCCGGATGTCCGATGTGGAGCGGGCCGTTCCCTCGCTGCTCGGGTCCTGCCATCTCGTGGCCTCGGTGAACGGGGAGGTCCGGGTCCAGGGCAGCGCCTCCGGGCTGCGCCGCGTCTTCCACACCCGGGTGCACGGGGTGCGGGTCGCCGCGGACCGGTCCGATGTCCTCGCCGCGATGACCGGGGCCCCGGTGGACGAGGAAACGCTGGCGCTGCATGTCGCCTGCGGGTTGCAGGTGCCCTATCCGGCCAACGCGCGCAGCGCATGGTCGGGCATCGGCACGCTCGCCCCGGAGAACTGTCTGCTGTGGGACGGCAACCGGGACCGGGAAGCGGTGTGGTGGCGTCCGCCGAAGCCGGACCGGTCGCTGCGCGACGGAACAGCGGCGGTACGGGACGCCCTGACCTCCGTGGTGGACCGCAGTGCGCCCCGCGAAGGCCGGTTGAGCGCAGATCTGTCCGGCGGGCTGGATTCGACGTCCCTGTGTTTTCTGGCGGCCCGGCACACGCCCCGGCTGCTGACCTTCCGTTGGGGCGAGGCCGACGCGGGCAACGACGACGCGGCCTACGCCGGGCATGCGTCGCGGCTGCTCGACCGTGCCGAGCACCTCGTCGTGCCGCAGCACGAACTCCCCGAGATCTTCGCCGACCCCGGGCGCGCGGTGTCCGCCGAGGAGCCCATCTCGCTGACGCGTGCGACCGCCCGGATCCGCCGGGGCGCCCGGCTGCTCGCGGACCGCGGGTCCCGCCGGCATCTGGCGGGGCACGGCGGCGACGAGTTGTTCTCCCCGATGCCGTCCTATCTGCACGCGTTGCTGCGCCGTCATCCGATGACGGCCCTCCAGCACGTACGGGCGCACTGCGCGTTGAAACGCTGGCCGCTGAAGGCGACGCTCGCCGCGCTCGCGCAGCCGGGAAGTCTCCCCTCGTGGTGGCGCGACCAGGCCGAGCTGCTGACCGAGCCCCGCCCGCCCCTGCGGCGCCCCGCGCTGGGCTGGGGCCTGGGCCCCGTACGTGCGGCGCCCTGGATGACTCCCGACGGCGTCGCGCTGGCCCGGGACGCACTGCGCCGCGCCGCCGACCGTGCGCGACCCCTCGCCGAGGACCTCGCCACCCACACGATGGTGCTCATGATCCGTTCAAATACGGTCAGTTACCGGTTGCTGGCGGGGCTGTACGCCGAGTCCGGGGTGGAGCTGGACATGCCGTATCTGGACGACACCGTCCTCGACGCCGTGCTCCGCGTACCGGCACACGAACACGCCGGGCCCTGGCGGTACAAGCCCCTGCTGGCCGATGCGATGCACGGCATCGTGCCGGACGCGATCCGGGCGCGGTCCACCAAAGGCGAGTTCGGCGAGGACATCAGACGGGGGCTGCGCCGCAACCTGCCCGCCGTTTTGGACCTGTTCGCCGATTCCGCGCTGGCGGCCCGCGGTCTGATCGACACCGCCGCGCTCCGGCTGCGGCTGGCCCGGCCGCAGCCGGACAACACCACCGCCCAGGCCCTGGAGAGCCTGCTCGGCTGCGAGACCTGGCTGCGCACCGCCGCCGACCACGGCACCACCCCCCGTACCGGCAACGGCACTGTCACTTCGGAGGTCTGA
- a CDS encoding TIGR04255 family protein — translation MYPGREVFLHAPLVYVTAEITLSYEPRVNQPAVRDAFAEGVRQSFPLLQQERALAVKLEEVDEDIPPQVLPAIRALTADSEASALLKASALTVDTTAYSQFEKFDALLGVALTALAESVPEAMVRRVGVRYVNEIRVPGDTTKDPDWPTWVSDSLLAGQGLLPRGHAAGSMGHVLFHLEDDYWTGFRYGDVIGTTIVDRDVAVGRKKSTEPENSRFFALDIDSFWDPSEPVKFDPEQILKICDRLHRPAGELFQASITERARKHFRGDPHE, via the coding sequence ATGTATCCGGGACGCGAGGTCTTCCTCCACGCACCACTGGTCTATGTGACAGCTGAGATCACCCTTTCCTATGAGCCACGGGTCAACCAGCCCGCAGTGCGCGACGCATTCGCCGAGGGTGTCCGGCAGAGCTTTCCGCTGCTTCAGCAGGAGCGCGCACTCGCCGTGAAGCTGGAGGAGGTCGATGAAGACATTCCTCCGCAAGTCTTGCCGGCCATCCGCGCGCTCACCGCCGACTCCGAGGCTTCCGCCCTTCTCAAGGCCAGCGCACTGACGGTGGATACGACCGCCTATTCGCAGTTCGAGAAATTTGACGCGTTGCTCGGAGTGGCGCTGACGGCGCTGGCGGAAAGCGTTCCGGAGGCCATGGTCCGCCGGGTCGGCGTCCGCTACGTGAATGAGATTCGCGTACCGGGAGACACCACGAAAGATCCTGATTGGCCGACGTGGGTATCCGATTCCCTGCTGGCAGGCCAGGGGCTTTTGCCGAGAGGGCATGCGGCGGGCTCCATGGGTCATGTGCTCTTCCATCTCGAGGACGACTACTGGACCGGATTTCGCTATGGCGATGTCATCGGCACCACCATCGTCGACCGGGACGTGGCAGTAGGACGGAAGAAAAGCACGGAGCCGGAAAACAGCAGGTTCTTCGCTCTCGACATCGACAGCTTCTGGGATCCGAGCGAGCCCGTGAAGTTCGATCCCGAGCAGATCCTCAAGATCTGCGATCGACTTCACCGCCCCGCCGGCGAACTGTTCCAGGCATCGATCACGGAGCGCGCGAGGAAACATTTCAGGGGGGATCCGCATGAATGA
- a CDS encoding ABC transporter ATP-binding protein — protein sequence MTPAVIELRAATKSYPGGVHALRGVDLRVARGELLAIVGPSGSGKSTLLNLLGTLDRATSGEVRVAGHDVSRLSDAQLSALRARHIGFVFQHFHLAPGRTAQDNVADGLLYDGTGLRERRSRARTALEEVGLGHRTGHLAHQLSGGEKQRVAIARALVGEPDLLLADEPTGALDSASGARVMHLLRALHAAGRTVCVITHDHEIAESLPRRIRFRDGEIVDDSGAAVATGSPPERAPLPGSPSEHTEEVTP from the coding sequence ATGACCCCAGCCGTGATCGAACTGCGGGCGGCCACGAAGTCCTATCCGGGCGGGGTCCACGCCCTGCGAGGCGTGGACCTGCGGGTGGCGCGGGGCGAACTGCTCGCCATCGTCGGCCCGTCCGGCTCCGGCAAATCCACCCTCCTCAACCTCCTCGGCACCCTCGACCGGGCCACCTCGGGCGAGGTCCGGGTGGCCGGGCACGACGTGAGCCGGCTGTCCGACGCCCAGCTCTCCGCACTCCGCGCCCGCCACATCGGCTTCGTCTTCCAGCACTTCCACCTCGCCCCCGGCCGCACCGCCCAGGACAACGTCGCCGACGGCCTGCTCTACGACGGGACGGGGCTGCGCGAGCGCCGCTCGCGCGCCCGCACGGCCCTGGAAGAGGTGGGGCTCGGCCACCGCACCGGCCACCTCGCCCATCAGCTCTCCGGCGGCGAGAAGCAGCGGGTGGCCATCGCCCGTGCGCTGGTCGGCGAGCCCGATCTGCTGCTCGCCGACGAGCCGACCGGCGCACTGGACTCCGCCTCCGGCGCACGGGTCATGCACCTCCTCCGCGCGCTGCATGCGGCAGGACGGACCGTCTGCGTCATCACCCACGACCACGAGATCGCCGAGTCGCTGCCCCGCCGGATCCGCTTCCGGGACGGCGAGATCGTCGACGACTCCGGTGCCGCTGTCGCCACCGGCTCCCCTCCGGAGCGGGCTCCCCTACCCGGCTCCCCGTCGGAGCACACCGAGGAGGTGACCCCATGA